The Streptomyces sp. NBC_00454 DNA segment GACCGTCCGACCGGGGCCGACCTGCTCACGGACGACGCGGGCCGGGGCTCCTTCCCGGACGCGCAGTACGTGCTGGTCTCCACGGTGGTACTGGCCTTCGCGGCCGTGTCCCTGGCCCGCTTCCCGGACCGGCTGCCGCAACTGCCGTGGGCCCTCGCGCTGCTGGTGGCGCTGTCGGCGGCCGTGTACCTGGCGGCCAAGTACGCCGAGGGCAGCCGCCCGCTGGTGCTGTCGGTGGTGCGCAGGCGCGAACCCGGGGACCTGGACGCGGCGATCCGTCCCGGGGACGACATCGAGATCCGGGGCGTCGGCTTCGTGCCGCCCGGGGCGCAGACGCCGGAGATGCTGGCGCGGCTGGTGGTACGGGTGGGTGCGGTCCATGTGCACGTACCGCTGGTTCCGGTGGCGGGCGGGTTCACCAATCCGTCCGACGCGGTGCTGACCGTGCCGGTGCCGGCGGAAGTGGAACCGGGACGGATCGAGATCCAGGTGGTGACCGCCGCCGGAGTGGAATCCAACCGGTGCACCATCGACGTGGCCGAGTGAAGCGGGTACACATGTCGCGTGACCCGAACTGACGTCCCTTCCGGCGCGCGCGCCGACGAGCCCGTGGGCCTGCGCGCGGTCGCCGCCCGCCACGCGCTCCTGCCCCTGCGGATCTTCCTCGGCGTGACCTTCGTCTACGCGGGTCTGGACAAGCTGACCGACTCCGCGTTCCTCTCCGCCACCGGCGACGGCTCCATCGGCGAGCTGATGCGCGGGGTGCGCGACACCTCCGCGATCCCGGCCCTGGTGGACCTGGCCCTGAAGGCGCCCGTCGGCTTCGCCGTCGCCCTGGCGATCGGGGAACTCCTGGTCGGCCTGGGTGTCCTGGCGGGTCTGCTGACGCGCGTCGCGGCCGTCGGCGGAGCGCTGATCTCGCTCAGCCTGTGGCTCACGGTGTCCTGGGCCGTGACCCCGTACTACTACGGAAACGATCTGATCTATCTGATGGCCTGGCTGCCGCTGGTCCTCGCCGGGGCGCCCCTGTGGTCACTGGATTCCCTGATCGGGCGCGGGCGGCGGGCTGCGGGCTGAGGGATCAGCCGGACTCTCTCAGGTGGGCCAGTGCCTCGCGGAAGTCGTCGAGGGCGGGCCCGGGCTCGCCGGCGACGATGCGGAAGGTCGAGCGGTCGATCAGGTTTCCGGCCAGGGTCCGGGTTCCGGCTGCCGGGTCGTGCCGGGCCAGTCGGCCGGCCAGGTCCACTCCTTCGTCGAACAGCGGGCGCACCTCCGCCTCGAACAGATGGGTGCGGTTGCGCCAGTAGACGGTCGAGCGGACGGTGAGGACCCGTTGCAGCCGGACCAGTTCGGCCAGGTGGCGCTCCGGGTCCTCGGCGGCTCGCGCAGCGAGGGCGTCCACCTCTTCGCGCAGGGCGTGACGGCTGTCGAAGTAGCGCTGCTTGATGTCGCGCGACCACGCGATGGGATCCGCCCCCGAAGGCGGGCGCGGTTCACCGGGCGCGGGCCGCTCGCTTTCGGCGCCGGAGAGGTGGAGCAGCACCGCCCAGAACGCGGTCCCGTAGCCGCCCCCGACGTTCCGCCGACCGCTACCGGCCAACTCCGTGAGCGAGGCGAGTGCCTCTTGCCTCATGCGGGCGGCCCGTTCACCTCGGCCGTGGGTGTCCAGCATCCGTGCGTACCCGATGAGCGCGTAGAGACGGCAGACCATCCGGTCGAGGTCGTCCCCGGCGTCGGCGGCCTGCACGCCGACGAGCGTCTCGAACGCGGCGAGGGCTTCGCCGGGCCGTCCGGCGTCCTGGAGAACGGCGATCCACTTCAGCAGGGACCAGGCGAGAGCCCCGCTTTGTGGCCCGAGGGGCAGGAGCGCCGGGACCAGCTCGGTCATGGCATCGGCGGCCTCCGCGTACCGGCCCTCCTCGGAAAGACCGGTCGCCCATGTGCTCAGCCCCGCGACCACGGGGTTCCCGGACTGCTCGGCCTGCGCGCGCCCGATGGCGAGCATCTCAGCGCGCATGGCGAGACCCTCGCCGCGCCTGCCCGCGCCGTACAGCTCTCGCTGGCACGTGTTGAGGGCCTCGTACAGGACATCCGCACGGGCGGGTTCGGCCAGGTCCATGGCCCGCGCCGCGGCCACCGCCTCCTCGCACAGCGCGAGGGCGGCCGGATGCGCTCTGCCGCCCTCGTAACTCAGGTGTTGCAGGGCCTCGGCCAGGAGGGGCAGGTAGGCGGCGGGACTGACCTGGGCGAGTACCCGGTAGGCGTCCACCTTCTCGCGTGCGTAGAGGCGCCCAGACGAGAGCAGCACATTGCGTGCCCGAATGATGTCGTCCTGATCGACTTTCCCCGAGTGATCCATGACGGAGAGTCTGGGGGCCCTGGAGGGAGCCGGACAAGGCTGCTCGCCTATGCCCTTCGTCCTACGCAAACACCCTCTGACCTGTCATGATGGGCGTGACATCACCTTCCGCCGGACCCGCCTGACCCGCCGGATTCGGTGATCCGGTCGCGCCGGTCGCGGCGCACGGCGTACGTCACCAGGCCCACCACCGCGGCGAACGAGAAACCGCCCAGGGTCATCAGCAGGACGAAGAACCACGGCGGGTCGGCCTGGCCGGCCGCGCCGAGCAGATAGAGCGCCCCGGCGGCCATCAGGACCAGGCCCGCGATCAGCCGTCCCGGCTGGAACTCATGAGTGCGCACGGTCC contains these protein-coding regions:
- a CDS encoding DoxX family protein; amino-acid sequence: MTRTDVPSGARADEPVGLRAVAARHALLPLRIFLGVTFVYAGLDKLTDSAFLSATGDGSIGELMRGVRDTSAIPALVDLALKAPVGFAVALAIGELLVGLGVLAGLLTRVAAVGGALISLSLWLTVSWAVTPYYYGNDLIYLMAWLPLVLAGAPLWSLDSLIGRGRRAAG